From the Lolium rigidum isolate FL_2022 chromosome 2, APGP_CSIRO_Lrig_0.1, whole genome shotgun sequence genome, one window contains:
- the LOC124687213 gene encoding PAN domain-containing protein At5g03700-like, protein MEAAMAAKRIAMVCMAAAALLVSLGVGADEAAPTAAASSKELQRGFSVAHDTSYSQFQPVLSDPTGVFALGFLRINSTMLDLAVLHLPSAFPLWRAIPDRPAPWSAAASLSFNGSLVLTDRATNQVLWSTGAAAGDSAVLLNTSNLQIKSDASPSVVWQSFDYPSDTIVQHQNLTSSAALRTPDRRFAMRLGSNYFGLYIEPPPQSSGGVAAAMYLKHTALEAKAQIVTGGGPIYARVEPDGYLAMYQKEGDPADVMSFDTFNHAIRAFRRMTLEPDANLRAYYWDGSRWVLDYTAITDSCELPTTCGAYSVCVPPSGRCACLANATDGSGCAAAPVGNGLCGTTGREVGGLYWELRKQGVEPANKEQLGFEHALSAEDCEARCARNCNCWGAVYSNSTGYCYLMDYPAQLMVAADERKVGYFKVRSMEEAAERGGRATGVTVALLVVGVAVLVAAAAFGAYRVWDRRRRTEAETRRQLGADGDGLSPGPYKNLGSFSSVELSSSFNSFRR, encoded by the coding sequence ATGGAAGCAGCGATGGCAGCCAAGCGTATTGCAATGGTGTGCATGGCGGCTGCGGCGTTGCTGGTTTCTTTGGGCGTTGGCGCCGACGAGGCGGCCCCGACAGCGGCTGCCTCGTCGAAGGAGCTACAGCGAGGTTTCTCGGTCGCCCACGACACGTCCTATTCCCAGTTCCAGCCGGTTCTCTCCGATCCCACCGGCGTCTTCGCCCTGGGATTCCTCCGCATCAACTCCACCATGCTCGACCTCGCCGTCCTCCACCTCCCTTCCGCCTTCCCCCTCTGGCGGGCGATCCCAGACCGCCCCGCGCCGTGGTCAGCGGCCGCGTCGCTCTCCTTCAATGGAAGTCTGGTGCTCACCGACCGCGCCACCAACCAAGTGCTCTGGTCCACCGGTGCGGCGGCCGGCGACAGCGCCGTCCTCCTCAACACATCCAACCTTCAGATCAAAAGCGATGCCTCGCCAAGTGTTGTGTGGCAGAGCTTCGACTACCCTTCCGACACCATCGTCCAGCACCAGAACCTCACCTCATCGGCGGCGCTTCGTACCCCCGACCGGCGCTTCGCCATGCGACTGGGGAGCAACTACTTCGGGCTGTACATCGAGCCGCCGCCGCAGTCTTCTGGcggcgtcgccgccgccatgtacctgAAGCACACGGCGCTGGAGGCCAAGGCCCAGATCGTGACCGGCGGCGGCCCGATATACGCGCGCGTGGAGCCCGACGGCTACCTCGCCATGTACCAGAAGGAGGGAGACCCCGCCGACGTCATGTCCTTCGACACCTTCAACCACGCCATCCGCGCCTTCCGCCGCATGACCCTCGAGCCCGACGCCAACCTCCGCGCCTACTACTGGGACGGCTCCCGGTGGGTCCTcgactacaccgccatcaccgatTCTTGCGAGCTGCCCACCACCTGCGGCGCCTACAGCGTCTGCGTCCCTCCCAGCGGCCGGTGCGCGTGCCTTGCCAACGCCACCGACGGCTCGGGctgcgccgccgcccccgtcggGAACGGCCTCTGCGGTACCACAGGCCGCGAGGTCGGCGGATTGTACTGGGAGCTGCGGAAACAAGGCGTGGAGCCGGCGAATAAGGAGCAACTAGGATTCGAGCACGCCTTGTCGGCGGAGGACTGCGAGGCGCGGTGCGCGCGCAACTGCAATTGTTGGGGCGCGGTGTACAGCAACAGCACGGGGTACTGCTACCTCATGGACTACCCGGCGCAGCTGATGGTGGCTGCCGACGAGAGGAAAGTGGGATACTTTAAGGTCAGGAGCATGGAAGAGGCGGCTGAGCGCGGCGGGAGGGCGACTGGTGTTACGGTGGCGCTGCTTGTAGTCGGCGTCGCGGTGTTGGTCGCCGCGGCTGCGTTCGGGGCGTACAGGGTGTGGGACAGAAGGCGCCGCACGGAGGCGGAAACGAGGCGGCAGCTAGGCGCCGACGGCGATGGGCTCTCGCCGGGGCCCTACAAGAATTTGGGGTCCTTTAGTTCCGTCGAGCTCTCCAGCAGCTTCAACTCCTTCCGGCGGTAG